A stretch of Primulina tabacum isolate GXHZ01 chromosome 13, ASM2559414v2, whole genome shotgun sequence DNA encodes these proteins:
- the LOC142521818 gene encoding uncharacterized protein LOC142521818 translates to MNKGFEDGSIHHRGRRHIHQQNIFLPMFCRLSIKDVRPNQTKNRSDVPKPATISSTVQLKRNKTFIGFPSAAAVTRTPTSNNLQSHRRSMKKCASSESLVPKATTITTCTTNPAVGVSGSGGSCGNGCRRPGSGDKSFHDHEDGNEGCVKSVIGSMSEMDPPLPVVKRVALPGADGDEVNIWKRRFNGAALKSLQIEHQISPT, encoded by the coding sequence ATGAACAAAGGCTTTGAGGATGGAAGTATTCACCACCGCGGCCGCCGTCATATCCACCAGCAAAACATTTTCTTGCCAATGTTTTGCCGATTGTCTATCAAAGACGTAagaccaaaccaaaccaaaaatCGATCCGATGTCCCTAAACCCGCCACAATCAGTTCCACGGTGCAGCTCAAAAGAAACAAAACGTTCATCGGTTTTCCCTCCGCCGCCGCGGTTACCAGAACTCCAACCAGCAACAACCTCCAAAGCCACAGAAGGAGCATGAAGAAATGCGCTTCCAGTGAATCCCTCGTTCCTAAAGCAACCACCATTACTACCTGCACTACCAACCCCGCCGTCGGCGTCTCCGGCAGCGGAGGGAGCTGTGGAAATGGGTGTAGACGACCCGGCAGTGGAGATAAGAGTTTCCATGATCATGAGGATGGTAATGAAGGTTGTGTCAAGTCAGTGATTGGCAGCATGAGTGAAATGGATCCACCGCTGCCGGTGGTGAAAAGGGTGGCGCTTCCGGGAGCCGACGGAGATGAGGTGAACATTTGGAAACGGAGGTTTAATGGGGCGGCGTTGAAAAGCTTACAGATTGAACATCAAATTTCTCCGACCTAG